The Oceanococcus sp. HetDA_MAG_MS8 genome window below encodes:
- the gmk gene encoding guanylate kinase, whose protein sequence is MAQGILLILTAPSGAGKTTLAHRLIERWEQRGRQARFSVSYTTRSPRPGEQDGVDYHFVDDATFENMVQAGDFLEHAGVYGRRYGTGRAATESALRSHDLVILDIDWQGARQVREQWPEVLSVFIQPPSLEELERRLRGRGQDSDTVIASRMAQAEAELSHAGEFDVRIINADLDQALAELDQVLDGDQLQ, encoded by the coding sequence ATGGCACAGGGCATACTGCTCATTCTTACGGCTCCTTCTGGAGCGGGTAAAACCACCTTGGCGCATCGCTTGATCGAGCGCTGGGAGCAGCGCGGCCGTCAGGCGCGCTTTTCGGTGAGCTACACCACAAGGTCGCCACGGCCGGGTGAGCAAGATGGCGTGGATTACCACTTCGTCGATGACGCCACCTTTGAAAACATGGTGCAAGCTGGAGACTTCTTGGAGCATGCTGGGGTGTATGGGCGGCGCTATGGCACGGGACGCGCGGCTACCGAATCAGCGCTGAGAAGCCATGACCTAGTGATCCTCGACATCGACTGGCAAGGGGCCAGACAGGTGCGCGAACAGTGGCCTGAGGTATTGAGCGTATTCATTCAGCCTCCGTCTTTGGAAGAGTTAGAGCGGCGCTTACGCGGCCGCGGCCAAGATAGCGATACGGTCATCGCCAGCCGCATGGCGCAGGCAGAGGCAGAGCTCAGCCATGCCGGTGAGTTTGACGTACGCATAATCAATGCCGATTTGGACCAGGCCTTGGCGGAGCTCGATCAGGTGCTCGATGGTGACCAGCTGCAGTGA